From a region of the Corythoichthys intestinalis isolate RoL2023-P3 chromosome 7, ASM3026506v1, whole genome shotgun sequence genome:
- the LOC130918614 gene encoding tetratricopeptide repeat protein 39C-like — protein MAGPDQQKQHQQQVEEEKAEHIDDAEMALQGINMLLNNGFKESDELFKRYRSHSPLMSFGASFVSFLNAMMTFEEEKMQMACDDLKTTEKLCESDSVGVLETIRNKIKKSMDSQRSGVVVVDRLQRQIIVADCQVYLAVLSFVKQELSAYIKGGWILRKAWKMYNKCHSDISQLQAACQQNTTESTTENTTHTAPDNANHNEAESGVTAEALDRLKGSVSFGYGLFHLCISMVPPHLLKIINLLGFPGDRLQGLAALAYASESKDMKAPLATLALLWYHTVVLPFFALDGCDSHAGLTEAKEILHRKSLVYPNSSLFIFFKGRVHRLECHINSALACFNDALELASDQREIQHVCLYEIGWCSMIEMNFEDAHQSFERLKNESRWSQCYYAYLTGVCQGASGDLDGASGVFKDVQKLFKRKNNQIEQFAVKRAERLRKISPSRELCIMGVIEVLYLWKALPNCSSTKLQVMNQVLQRLDEVSCRGLKHLLLGAVHKCHGNTKDAVQSFQMAARDEYGRQTNSYVQPYAVYELGCVLLAKPETVGKGRSFLLQAKEDFTGYDFENRLHVRIHSALASLKELVPQ, from the exons ATGGCGGGCCCAGATCAGCAGAAGCAGCATCAACAGCAGGTGGAGGAGGAGAAGGCCGAGCACATCGATGACGCCGAGATGGCGCTGCAAGGCATCAACATGCTACTCAACAACGGCTTCAAGGAAAGCGACGAGCTTTTCAAGAGATACAG GAGCCACAGCCCACTAATGAGCTTTGGGGCAAGTTTTGTCAGCTTCTTG AATGCCATGATGACGTTTGAGGAGGAAAAGATGCAGATGGCTTGCGACGACCTGAAGACCACCGAGAAGCTGTGTGAGAGCGACAGTGTCGGTGTACTGGAGACCATCAGGAACAAGATCAAGAAGAGC ATGGACTCTCAGAGGTCTGGCGTGGTGGTGGTGGATCGTCTACAGAGACAGATTATTGTGGCCGACTGTCAGGTTTACCTGGCCGTGCTCTCCTTTGTCAAGCAAGAACTCTCAG CGTACATTAAAGGCGGTTGGATCCTCCGCAAGGCGTGGAAAATGTATAACAAATGTCACAGCGACATCAGCCAGCTGCAGGCTGCCTGCCAGCAGAACACCACAGAGAGCACCACCGAGAACACAACCCACACCGCACCGGACAACGCTAACCACAACGAGGCAGAGAGCGGTGTGACGGCCGAAGCCCTGGACCGCCTGAAGGGCTCGGTTAGCTTCGGCTACGGTTTGTTCCACCTGTGCATCTCTATGGTTCCCCCGCACCTTCTCAAGATCATCAACCTCTTGGGGTTTCCCGGAGACCGCCTCCAAGGCCTGGCTGCCCTCGCCTACGCTAGCGAAAGCAAGGACATGAAGGCGCCGCTAGCTAC ATTGGCCCTCTTGTGGTATCACACGGTAGTGCTGCCATTTTTCGCGCTAGACGGGTGTGACTCTCACGCTGGTCTGACGGAGGCTAAAGAGATCTTGCACAGGAAGTCACTGGTCTACCCAAACTCTTCCCTCTTTATCTTCTTCAAGGGACGTGTTCACAGGTTGGAG TGTCACATCAACAGCGCTCTGGCCTGCTTCAACGACGCACTTGAACTGGCTTCCGACCAAAGGGAGATCCAGCACGTGTGTCTGTACGAGATCG GTTGGTGCAGCATGATCGAGATGAACTTCGAAGACGCTCATCAGTCTTTCGAGAGGCTGAAGAACGAGTCTAGATGGTCGCAGTGTTATTACGCGTACTTGACCGGAG TATGTCAAGGAGCTTCAGGTGACTTAGACGGCGCCAGCGGAGTCTTCAAAGACGTGCAGAAGCtgttcaaaagaaaaaacaaccagATTGAGCAGTTCGCAGTCAAACGG GCTGAGCGTTTGAGGAAGATTTCCCCCAGTAGAGAACTTTGCATCATGGGTGTCATTGAGGTGTTGTACCTGTGGAAAGCGCTTCCCAACTGCTCCTCAACCAAGTTGCAGGTTATGAACCAAG TCTTGCAGCGTCTTGACGAGGTGTCGTGCCGTGGCCTGAAACATCTTCTTTTGGGTGCTGTCCACAAGTGTCATGGCAATACCAAAGACGCCGTTCAG TCCTTCCAGATGGCGGCTAGAGACGAGTATGGACGGCAGACAAATTCGTACGTTCAGCCGTACGCCGTCTACGAGTTGGGCTGTGTGCTGCTAGCTAAACCAGAG ACAGTGGGAAAGGGAAGATCGTTCCTACTTCAAGCAAAG GAGGATTTCACGGGCTACGACTTTGAAAACAGGCTTCACGTACGCATCCATTCGGCGTTAGCCTCTCTAAAGGAACTAGTGCCTCAGTGA